The Bifidobacterium coryneforme genome segment CCGAAGACGTTGACCTCCACATAGGCGGCTGGTTGGGAGTCGTCACCCGCGAAGTAGATGGGCATGTCCGACTCGAAGGGGCACATGAGCCACCCCTCGGACTTGCCGGGAACGGCGGTGATGGCCTTGCCGTAGGCGGTCTTGATCCGTTCACGCTGTTCGGCGCTTATCGAGGTGCTGACGTGGGTATGGATAACAGGCATGATGTTCCTCCTGACTGGACTGGAGAGGGCCTGGACTTGGCCCGCCGACCCCTTCAATACTAGACGGTGCCGGTCAGTTCCATCCGAAAGGACGATGCGTCAGGGACCAGGCCCCGAGGCGATGGGAG includes the following:
- a CDS encoding phenylpyruvate tautomerase MIF-related protein, with amino-acid sequence MPVIHTHVSTSISAEQRERIKTAYGKAITAVPGKSEGWLMCPFESDMPIYFAGDDSQPAAYVEVNVFGSEVPKSAWESLTKSIMQILDTELSIPQDRTYIRYTATKDWGWNGGNF